A single window of Leclercia adecarboxylata DNA harbors:
- the hisIE gene encoding bifunctional phosphoribosyl-AMP cyclohydrolase/phosphoribosyl-ATP diphosphatase HisIE: MLTEQQRAQLDWEKTDGLMPVVVQHAVSGEVLMLGYMNQDALAKTIDSGKVTFFSRTKQRLWTKGETSGHFLNVVSITPDCDNDTLLVLVNPIGPTCHLGTSSCFGDASHQWLFLYQLEQLLAERKTADPESSYTAKLYASGTKRIAQKVGEEGVETALAATVNDRAELTNEASDLMYHLLVLLQDQDLDLTTVIENLRQRHK, from the coding sequence ATGTTAACAGAGCAACAACGTGCGCAGCTGGACTGGGAAAAAACTGACGGCTTAATGCCGGTGGTCGTGCAGCACGCGGTATCCGGTGAAGTGCTGATGCTGGGTTATATGAATCAGGACGCGCTGGCGAAGACCATCGACAGCGGCAAAGTGACCTTTTTCTCGCGCACTAAACAGCGTCTGTGGACCAAGGGCGAAACCTCCGGCCATTTTCTGAACGTGGTCAGCATCACCCCGGACTGCGATAACGATACCTTGCTGGTACTGGTGAACCCAATCGGGCCGACCTGCCATCTGGGCACCAGCAGCTGCTTTGGCGATGCCAGCCACCAGTGGCTGTTCCTGTATCAGCTGGAACAACTGCTGGCCGAGCGCAAAACTGCCGACCCGGAAAGCTCCTACACTGCGAAGCTCTATGCCAGCGGCACCAAGCGCATAGCGCAGAAAGTGGGCGAAGAAGGCGTAGAGACAGCCCTGGCCGCGACCGTTAACGACCGGGCTGAGCTGACAAATGAAGCCTCTGACCTGATGTATCACCTGCTGGTGCTGCTGCAGGATCAGGACCTGGATTTAACGACGGTGATTGAGAATCTGCGACAGCGACACAAATAA
- the hisF gene encoding imidazole glycerol phosphate synthase subunit HisF has protein sequence MLAKRIIPCLDVRNGQVVKGVQFRNHEIIGDIVPLAKRYAEEGADELVFYDITASSDGRVVDKSWVARVAEVIDIPFCVAGGIKSADDASKILSFGADKISINSPALADPELITRLADRFGVQCIVVGIDTWFDDATGKYHVNQYTGDESRTRVTQWETLDWVQEVQKRGAGEIVLNMMNQDGVRNGYDLAQLKKVREVCHVPLIASGGAGTMEHFLEAFRDADVDGALAASVFHKQIINIGELKTFLANQGVEIRVC, from the coding sequence ATGCTGGCAAAACGGATAATTCCTTGTCTCGACGTGCGTAATGGTCAGGTCGTAAAAGGCGTGCAGTTTCGCAACCACGAGATTATCGGCGATATCGTTCCCCTGGCAAAACGCTATGCGGAGGAAGGTGCGGATGAGCTGGTCTTCTACGATATTACCGCCTCAAGCGATGGCCGTGTGGTGGATAAAAGCTGGGTCGCGCGCGTTGCGGAAGTGATTGATATTCCTTTCTGCGTAGCGGGTGGGATTAAATCGGCAGACGACGCGTCAAAGATCCTCTCCTTCGGCGCCGACAAAATTTCCATTAACTCCCCTGCCCTGGCCGATCCTGAGCTCATCACCCGTCTGGCCGATCGTTTTGGCGTACAGTGTATCGTGGTCGGGATTGATACCTGGTTTGACGACGCCACCGGCAAATATCACGTCAATCAATATACCGGCGATGAGAGCCGTACCCGCGTCACCCAGTGGGAGACGCTGGACTGGGTGCAGGAAGTGCAGAAGCGCGGCGCGGGTGAGATCGTGCTGAACATGATGAACCAGGATGGCGTACGTAACGGCTATGACCTGGCGCAGCTGAAAAAAGTGCGCGAGGTATGCCATGTGCCGCTGATCGCCTCTGGCGGCGCGGGTACGATGGAGCACTTCCTTGAAGCCTTCCGCGATGCCGACGTTGACGGCGCGCTAGCGGCCTCGGTGTTCCACAAGCAGATTATTAATATTGGTGAGTTAAAAACGTTCCTGGCAAATCAGGGCGTGGAGATCAGGGTATGTTAA
- the wzzB gene encoding LPS O-antigen chain length determinant protein WzzB: protein MTQNNNNVVTRSSDPEQIDLIDLLVQLWRGKWLIAAFVVIALVVAGAYLAFAKEKWTSTAIITQPDAAQIGNYSNALNILYGSNAPKLTDIQVSVITRYNASFSALSQTLENRADAEKLTIEPTVKGQDIPLSIKYVSSSAEAAQKQVAQYIQQVDEQIQKELEVDLNDNIKQQVISLKDVLSNQETIAQEQKDLRIKQVAEALKYAEAANITTPKIQQTQDVTQETMFLLGTEALQSMIAHESSRPLTLSDSYYQNKQKLLDIQKLKIDPASIHAYRYVMKPDLPIHRDSPKRSLVLVLAVLLGGIIGSGIVLGRNALSNYQSRA from the coding sequence ATGACGCAGAACAACAATAACGTGGTCACGCGAAGCAGTGACCCTGAGCAGATTGATTTGATTGATCTTTTGGTACAGCTGTGGCGTGGGAAATGGTTAATCGCTGCGTTTGTCGTTATCGCTCTAGTGGTTGCCGGTGCCTACCTGGCTTTTGCCAAAGAGAAGTGGACATCTACCGCGATCATCACCCAACCTGATGCAGCCCAAATTGGCAATTACAGCAACGCGCTAAATATCCTTTATGGTAGTAATGCGCCGAAATTAACCGATATTCAGGTGAGCGTGATCACTCGCTATAATGCCTCTTTCTCCGCATTATCCCAGACGCTGGAAAACAGGGCTGACGCTGAAAAGCTGACTATCGAGCCTACGGTAAAAGGCCAGGATATCCCTTTAAGTATCAAATATGTGAGTAGTTCGGCCGAAGCGGCTCAAAAGCAGGTGGCGCAATATATTCAGCAGGTTGATGAACAAATTCAAAAAGAGCTTGAAGTTGATCTTAACGATAACATCAAACAGCAAGTCATTAGCTTAAAGGATGTACTGAGTAACCAAGAGACGATTGCTCAGGAGCAGAAAGATTTGCGTATCAAGCAAGTTGCCGAAGCATTGAAGTATGCTGAGGCGGCAAACATTACCACTCCTAAAATCCAACAAACGCAGGATGTTACTCAGGAAACGATGTTCCTGTTAGGTACCGAAGCGTTGCAATCCATGATCGCCCATGAATCTTCGCGTCCATTAACGCTGTCCGACAGTTACTACCAGAATAAACAGAAATTGCTGGATATTCAGAAGCTGAAAATCGACCCGGCGTCAATTCATGCGTATCGCTATGTTATGAAGCCGGATCTGCCGATTCATCGTGATAGCCCCAAACGTTCATTAGTGCTGGTTCTGGCGGTACTGCTGGGCGGGATTATCGGCTCTGGCATTGTGTTAGGACGCAATGCCCTAAGCAATTATCAGAGCAGGGCGTAA